A window of Xenopus laevis strain J_2021 chromosome 1L, Xenopus_laevis_v10.1, whole genome shotgun sequence genomic DNA:
AAGGTCTAAATATGTTCTGCACCAAAGAACAAGAAATACTAACCAGCTGCCCTGTTTGTTGTGAGAGTACATAGAGCATCCACATGAAGCAtggctatatttatttattgcaatcaTATGTTTGCAGTATCAGTAATGTCTGTTTTGGCTTATATCTCTGTACTCATGCGTAAGTGCACTTGTAAAAAGGAATTGATGATTTCACCCACATTAATTATctaattttcttatttaaaaaaaccacaaccaaacttccatgcccaatttgaccttatttattaatttaaaagctcaaattaatcagttcgggaaaaacacaataaaatctagcaaaaacctaAATCAGCCAATTTCTTCAGACTTTGTTCACAaactgcttgatttttttttccgaaaacccagaatttttcagatttttgggctaaacccatcacaaaccatgataacttcaaattgagattggtgcctcttcTCATTGACCTCAACAGGCCTAAGGTGGTGGATTTgtagattctggctttttgctgcatcggggtataataaatttttttccccacgaaAAAGGcatgtttttgccccaaaaagccagaccaggtaaatttgagatttagtaaataacccctaccatgggtgaaaaaaatgctgcttCCCTTCCCCCCCCATACTGGCTCACAATCATATTGCCGGTGGTGAAACATACACAGCACTTTGGTTTTCGCCCAAAAtgtcctcacaaggaaacttcgagcaaCACAATTTAGGAAAAAGGCACAAAATCATATTAATCCAGAAATCTCAAACCCTCACTTCTTGAAATGGTCTCCCATTaattaatatgattaaaaataaatgccAAATAATTAGAGAAATGCAACAATTTATGTGtcatgtgtttcttttttctgtCCGAAGCAAGTCTGACTATAATCCCTTTCAAATAGGATGGACTTTAAACTATTTTCCTCCAACTTTGCTCTACTGTTTCTGTTTTCCTGTCTGTATTCAGGGTTTATTTGGCAATTGTAAATAAATTACACTATACAGCAATTACAATCAATTATTGTGGAAAAAGAGAACAGATGATTTCAGGCTGATCAGAGTGGGCTGCCATCAATGATAAAAGCAAACTAAAGTGGTTACTAGCTTCTTTCTTCTAATTGCCAGGGATTATGTACAAACAGGCCCCAGCTGGAATCTGACCAATTGGCTTAATAGCGAGTACTATTTACTAGCAATCTAACAAAATTACATCAAATCTAAAACCTACCCAAGAAATGTGAACATCCCTTTCCCTTGTTATATTATACCATAATTGTAGATGGCCAATTCTCACAAGCAGGAACTTCTTCCTATTGGTCCCCATATTGCATTGAACTTAAAGGTCTGCTAAAGGTCagagtaaaatattttatatacacttgTAGTTTATATCTGCCTATCATCTGTAAATTACATATATCTTATGAGAACTGCTCCattctttattagaaatgttttcttgATATAGAAGTGTCTAGAGCCATGAAATTACATTTCACCCTTCATCATACTTCCCAACAGTTCCCTTTAAACAGAGGCaggtatggaaaaaaaattgtgcacaGCTACTGTATGCTAATACCTCAACAGCCTCTACAGGTGTATTAAAAAGTACCTTATAAATGGGGGCACATTTTGCATGTAAGATAGAAAGGAGTCACATTGTCAAATAATTGAATTAAAGCTTTCCACTTTAATATATCCTTTGCAAATGGAAAAATGAACCAATAATAGAAATATTACTTGTGATATTGTGTAAAACAGTATATCCTGCCTACAAAGTTGGTATTGGAAAGAAACttgtaacaaaaatgtattacaggtattgaattaattattaattgaaacctgttatccagaaagctctgaattagaagATTGTCtcccatttgaatcaaataataattttttttataaatgatttcccttctctctgtaataattaaacagtaccttgtacttgatcccagctaagatataattaatccttattggagacaaaacaatcctattggctttaatcattgtttaaactatttttattagCAGACTAAGGCTAAGGACACACTAGGCGATTTTGCCGCGAAAAGTCGCCCgcgatttttaaaaagaaagtcgCGGCGACATGGCGATCGTCATTTGCTACAGCGATTTGAAGGAGCGACATTTACAGGAAGCGACTGTTATACCACAATGCCATGCGAAACTAGCACGTCATGTTCACGCAGAAAACGGAAGTCGTCATTGTTCATTCATCGGCGTGTTGTCTCTGCGGCGTGTTGTCTCAGCGGCGTGTTGTCTCCTGCTTCATTATGGAGGATGAGCTGGCAGTATTATTTATGCTTATCTACTTGTATTATTTTTTGCtacaggaagaaagaaaaaaaagagcagcTGCTAGAAAGTATTGGGTACATCCCATAACAAGTCAGCGGCTAAAGAGTGGACAgtttcatattttatacagtgaactgcgccgttatcctgaaaaattccaaaaattttttcggaTGTCAACATCTAGCTTTGATGAGCTGCTGACTATTTTAACGCCAGGTCTGAGTCATGACCACACGTTGATGAGGGATCCGATTTCGCCCGAGGAACGACTATGCTTAACTCTAAGgtttgtgtgttgtttttatttatggtaTATGGTATATGATTTGTGACCTGGGGtgatccggataatggatctttttgtaaggTAGATCATCAtatcttaagtgtactagaaaggcatgtaaacattaagtctATTTCGTAATGTGGAACTTTTCTGTAtataaggtttctggataacgggtaccatcccttattgatatttataaaaaGGTCAGACAGCTGACCGAAACGTCCGGTTTccctgtgtgatatatatatatagttataaatatggtcatttattaataatacaaGTCTATcattgtaatatttttaataactaaccctttatcttttttctttctttctttcagatttttagcaactGGGCAGTCATTTTCCTCTTTATATTTCCAGTTTCTTATTGGTCGATCCACTATTTCCAAAATTGTTAGAGAAACGTGTATGCTTATGTGGTCTGAGCTGAGAAGACTTGTGATGCCAGTCCCAGATGAAAATGCATGGCTGCGCATTGCAGAAGACTTCCAACAAAAAACCAATTTTCCGAATTGTTTGGGGGCCTTGGATGGAAAACACATTCGAGTTACTCTGCCAATCAAAAGTGgttcaaaatactttaattataaaaaatacttttccatTGTTCTTATGGCTGTCGTTGACGCAAATTATTGCTTTACACTCATTGATGTTGGAGCCTATGGAAGCACTGGCGATGCTAGTGCTTTCAGGAATTCTTCATTCGGACGCCGACTCTCAGAAGGGGCACTTCAACTACCTCCTCCGAAACCATTGCCTGGGACTGCTGGACCTTGTATGCCTTATGTCTTTGTGGGTGATGAGGCATTTGGCCTTACGGAAAATATAATGCGGCCATACCCAGGGTCACAAAGGGCCATTCAGAAAAGAGTTTTCAATTACAGATTATCAAGAGCAAGGCGTATGGTGGAATGTGCTTTTGGTATTCTGTCCAACAAATGGCGGGTATTCCATACTGCTATACAACTGGAACCTGATTTTGTGGACAATGTGATAAAAGCCGGTTGTGTTTTACATAACTTTGTGCGGCTTCGGGATGGCTACAATTACCAAGACACCCTAACAGATGATATACCAGACATTGATTGGGCCCCTGTTAGAGGTCCTACAGGAGGAATGAGGGTGCGAGATCATTTGGCAAATTATTTTATGTCTCCTGATGGCTCAGTACCGTGGCAGTTAAACCGCATGTAGTCTGTAACCAGGCTAATGTTTTATGctacctttaataaattctgtttaaaataCTAAGGTTGTTGTGTTGTTTTTCACTCACAGTTTTGTTTATGTTtgtattgagaagggctcttgttcCTTAAACAAACAGGTTTAagaaaagatacaacatttttgATACTTAGCACAGTTGAGGGACCCTCCATAAAATACTATAACTTCCCAGTTCCAGGACAAATTTATTGAGCCTCTCACAAACTTTATCTTATCCATCCCTcccaatatgtatatatacatatacacacacatatatacatacatatacatatacacacatatatacatacttatacatacacacatatatatacacatactcatTCTGTGCATTCGCATGCGCAAAGACGCATGCGCAAAGACACACGGCCTCACGCACGGTATTGCGCATGCGTCTTTGCGCATGTGAATGTACTGAACTGCGCAATACGTCGTgtcgtcatgacgtcattgcgttaTTTAGCCTGCGACATAGAGACATAGAGAGCAAGATGGTGGGCATTAATAGTCTCAATGATGCTCAGGCATGGGAGATTG
This region includes:
- the LOC121402968 gene encoding protein ALP1-like, translated to MEDELAVLFMLIYLYYFLLQEERKKRAAARKYWVHPITSQRLKSGQFHILYSELRRYPEKFQKFFRMSTSSFDELLTILTPGLSHDHTLMRDPISPEERLCLTLRFLATGQSFSSLYFQFLIGRSTISKIVRETCMLMWSELRRLVMPVPDENAWLRIAEDFQQKTNFPNCLGALDGKHIRVTLPIKSGSKYFNYKKYFSIVLMAVVDANYCFTLIDVGAYGSTGDASAFRNSSFGRRLSEGALQLPPPKPLPGTAGPCMPYVFVGDEAFGLTENIMRPYPGSQRAIQKRVFNYRLSRARRMVECAFGILSNKWRVFHTAIQLEPDFVDNVIKAGCVLHNFVRLRDGYNYQDTLTDDIPDIDWAPVRGPTGGMRVRDHLANYFMSPDGSVPWQLNRM